The DNA region GACTACCTGCGTAGCGAGGAAGACATGGCCAACTACCTGGATGCCTGCATCGAGGAAGCCGGCGACGATCCCGCCTTCATCGCCAAGGCCCTCGGCACCCTCGCCCGCGCCAAGGGCATGACCCAGGTCGCCCGCGACACCGGCCTCTCGCGCGAGAGCCTGTACCGCGCGCTGTCCGGCGAGGGCAATCCCGAGTTCGGCACCATCCTCAAGGTCCTCAGGGCACTCGGCCTGCAACTGCATGCCAGCCCCGCCCGCCACTGACGCGGTTTTTTCGCGCCCATAAAAAAGCCCGTCACGAGACGGGCCTGGAAAATCTCCTCCCCGTGGGGAGGGAGGAGAGAATTACAGGGTTCAGACGCGCTGGGCTTCTACCTGCGGCGCGGCATTGCCGGCCAGTTCGCGGTCCAGGGTGTCGGTGTCCAGCTGCTTGCACCACTTGGCGACGACCAGGGTCGCCACGCCGTTGCCGACCAGGTTGGTCAGGGCGCGGGCTTCGGACATGAAGCGGTCGATGCCGAGGATCAGCGCCAGGCCCGCGACCGGCAGGTGGCCGACGGCGGAGAGGGTGGCAGCCAGGACGATGAAGCCGCTACCGGTGACACCGGCGGCACCCTTGGAGGCGATCAGCAGCACCAGCAGCAGGG from Pseudomonas tohonis includes:
- a CDS encoding addiction module antidote protein; this encodes MTEDFSRWDSADYLRSEEDMANYLDACIEEAGDDPAFIAKALGTLARAKGMTQVARDTGLSRESLYRALSGEGNPEFGTILKVLRALGLQLHASPARH